A single genomic interval of Streptomyces sp. 1222.5 harbors:
- a CDS encoding DUF305 domain-containing protein — protein sequence MAFRRSLIRRTAVPAAAAVAAVILAACGSSESSSSKHAGHGMGARSSARASATAPAAQGSHNGQDESFALGMIPHHRQAVAMADLAPSRAKSQRVKDLAAKIKQAQDPEINTMSGWLKAWGEKVPHAGTSGMDHSSMPGMDHSSMPGMMSGDDMGKLKDLSGDSFDEAFVQMMVSHHRGAIEMAKTEQAKGAYGPATTMAKSIVTSQSAEIAEMNKILGKQ from the coding sequence ATGGCATTTCGCCGTTCTCTCATCCGCCGGACCGCCGTGCCGGCCGCTGCCGCCGTCGCTGCGGTGATCCTGGCCGCCTGCGGCAGCAGTGAGTCCTCCTCCTCCAAGCACGCGGGCCACGGCATGGGGGCGAGGTCCTCCGCCAGGGCGTCGGCCACCGCACCGGCTGCGCAGGGCAGCCACAACGGGCAGGACGAGTCGTTCGCGCTGGGGATGATCCCGCACCACCGGCAGGCCGTGGCCATGGCCGACCTGGCGCCGTCGCGCGCGAAGTCGCAGCGGGTGAAGGACCTCGCGGCCAAGATCAAGCAGGCGCAGGATCCGGAGATCAACACCATGTCGGGCTGGCTGAAGGCCTGGGGCGAGAAGGTCCCGCACGCCGGGACGTCCGGCATGGACCACTCGTCGATGCCCGGCATGGACCACTCGTCCATGCCCGGCATGATGTCGGGCGACGACATGGGCAAGCTGAAGGACCTGTCCGGTGACTCCTTCGACGAGGCGTTCGTGCAGATGATGGTCAGCCACCACCGGGGTGCCATCGAGATGGCGAAGACCGAGCAGGCCAAGGGCGCCTACGGGCCCGCGACGACGATGGCCAAGTCCATCGTCACCTCGCAGTCGGCCGAGATCGCCGAGATGAACAAGATCCTCGGCAAGCAGTAG
- a CDS encoding DUF6153 family protein, translating into MMSSARTNSEVSPARWMWLVLAVVAGVLGMHSLSPAGMPATGQHALMAAQSTGHGHRPALAHTGGEDCRHLSDAGDGGMAMDHAGGTCAAGGTAAAYIPPALMPSPAAVQPAATAGGVPAAGAVDGRAPPDLSELQLLRI; encoded by the coding sequence ATGATGTCCAGCGCGCGCACCAACTCCGAGGTGAGTCCTGCGCGCTGGATGTGGCTGGTCCTCGCCGTGGTGGCGGGGGTGCTGGGGATGCACTCCCTGTCGCCCGCCGGTATGCCGGCAACGGGACAGCACGCCCTGATGGCCGCACAGTCGACGGGCCACGGGCATCGGCCCGCACTCGCCCATACGGGCGGTGAAGACTGCCGGCACCTGTCGGACGCGGGCGACGGCGGTATGGCCATGGATCATGCGGGCGGAACGTGCGCAGCGGGCGGTACGGCCGCTGCCTACATTCCGCCGGCCTTGATGCCGTCACCCGCTGCCGTCCAGCCCGCAGCGACCGCCGGCGGCGTTCCCGCCGCCGGAGCGGTGGACGGACGCGCTCCGCCGGATCTTTCCGAGCTGCAGCTTCTGCGGATCTAG
- a CDS encoding heavy metal translocating P-type ATPase has translation MREGDAPRRRTRVLALPEARWAAAALVLFLLALPLQLTGAPAWAWGPLYALTYAAGGWEPGRAGLQALREKTLDVDLLMVVAALGAAAIGQVTDGALLIVIFATSGALEALATARTADSVRGLLDLAPATATRLAHDGTGHVVPVADLAVGDTVLVRPGERVGVDGRVLDGASDVDQATITGEPLPVAKDKGDEVFAGTLNGTGALRVRVERDASDSVIARIVRMVEEASETKAPTQLFIEKVEQRYSLGMVAATLAVFLVPLAFGADLDGSLLRAMTFMIVASPCAVVLATMPPLLSAIANAGRHGVLVKSAVVMERLGQVDAVALDKTGTLTEGTPRVTEVRSPARSRLTDEELLSVAAAAEHPSEHPLARAIVEAARERGLSLPLAEDFDSTPGVGVTATVEGQVVAVGTPARLLTGATDSSSARAAVLAAALEEEGRTAVLVTVDGRPVGLLGIADRLRPDAARTVGALVSLTGTAPVLLTGDNPRAAARLAEEVGIEDVRAGLLPQHKVSAVRELESAGRKVLVVGDGVNDAPALAAAHTGVAMGRAGSDLALETADAVVVRDELATVPAVISLSRRARALVVQNLVIAGLFITGLVIWDLASTLPLPLGVAGHEGSTVIVGLNGLRLLREAAWKRAAA, from the coding sequence ATGCGGGAGGGCGATGCGCCCCGACGCCGTACCCGCGTCCTCGCCCTGCCCGAGGCACGGTGGGCGGCCGCCGCTCTCGTCCTCTTCCTGCTCGCCCTGCCGCTGCAGCTGACCGGCGCCCCGGCCTGGGCCTGGGGTCCGCTGTACGCGCTCACCTACGCGGCCGGCGGCTGGGAGCCCGGTCGGGCGGGGCTACAGGCGCTCAGGGAGAAGACCCTCGATGTGGACCTGCTGATGGTCGTGGCCGCGCTCGGGGCGGCGGCGATCGGGCAGGTGACGGACGGCGCACTGCTGATCGTCATCTTCGCCACGTCCGGCGCGCTGGAGGCGCTGGCCACCGCACGGACCGCCGACTCCGTGCGCGGGCTGCTGGACCTCGCGCCCGCCACGGCGACGCGCCTGGCGCACGACGGCACCGGGCATGTGGTCCCCGTCGCGGATCTCGCGGTCGGCGACACCGTCCTGGTGCGGCCCGGCGAACGTGTCGGCGTCGACGGCCGGGTCCTCGACGGGGCCAGTGACGTCGATCAGGCGACCATCACCGGCGAGCCCCTGCCGGTGGCCAAGGACAAGGGCGACGAGGTCTTCGCCGGCACCCTCAACGGCACCGGCGCGCTGCGCGTGCGTGTGGAGCGTGACGCGTCGGACTCGGTGATCGCCCGGATCGTGCGCATGGTCGAGGAGGCGTCGGAGACCAAGGCGCCGACACAGCTGTTCATCGAGAAGGTCGAGCAGCGCTATTCCCTCGGCATGGTGGCCGCCACCCTCGCCGTGTTCCTGGTGCCCCTCGCCTTCGGCGCGGACCTCGACGGCTCCCTTCTGCGGGCCATGACCTTCATGATCGTGGCCTCGCCGTGTGCCGTGGTGCTGGCCACCATGCCGCCGCTGCTGTCGGCGATCGCCAACGCCGGACGGCACGGGGTCCTGGTGAAGTCGGCCGTGGTGATGGAACGCCTGGGACAGGTCGACGCGGTGGCCCTGGACAAGACCGGCACCCTCACCGAAGGCACCCCGCGGGTCACCGAAGTCCGGTCGCCGGCCCGATCCCGCCTCACGGACGAGGAGTTGCTGAGCGTCGCGGCCGCTGCGGAGCACCCGAGCGAGCACCCACTGGCGCGGGCGATCGTGGAAGCGGCCCGGGAGCGGGGGCTGTCCCTGCCGCTCGCGGAGGACTTCGACTCGACCCCCGGCGTGGGCGTCACCGCGACCGTCGAGGGACAGGTCGTCGCGGTCGGCACACCCGCCCGGCTGCTGACCGGGGCCACGGACTCCTCGTCCGCCCGCGCCGCGGTCCTCGCCGCCGCACTGGAGGAAGAGGGCCGTACGGCCGTGCTGGTCACCGTGGACGGCCGGCCGGTGGGCCTGCTCGGCATCGCCGACCGGCTCCGCCCCGACGCGGCCCGGACCGTCGGGGCACTGGTCTCCCTGACCGGTACGGCGCCCGTGCTGCTCACCGGCGACAACCCCCGTGCCGCCGCCCGCCTCGCCGAGGAAGTCGGCATCGAGGACGTACGCGCCGGCCTGCTGCCGCAGCACAAGGTGAGCGCTGTCAGGGAACTGGAATCCGCCGGCCGCAAGGTGCTGGTCGTCGGCGACGGCGTCAACGACGCCCCGGCGCTGGCCGCAGCCCACACCGGTGTCGCCATGGGCAGGGCCGGCTCCGACCTGGCGCTGGAGACCGCGGACGCGGTCGTCGTCCGCGACGAACTCGCCACCGTTCCGGCCGTGATCTCGCTGTCGCGCCGGGCCCGCGCCCTGGTCGTGCAGAACCTCGTCATCGCCGGTCTGTTCATCACGGGCCTGGTGATCTGGGACCTGGCGAGCACTCTGCCGCTGCCACTCGGTGTCGCGGGCCACGAGGGCTCCACCGTCATCGTCGGCCTCAACGGCCTGCGACTGCTGCGCGAGGCTGCGTGGAAGCGGGCCGCCGCATGA
- a CDS encoding metalloregulator ArsR/SmtB family transcription factor: protein MGHGADAKTTATARQRLETLGAADVAATLQALATPSRLRILARLQEGPCAATELADAVGMEQSACSHQLRLLRNLGLVTTERRGRSIIYALYDNHVAELLEQALYHLEHLRLGLRDASATPTAAAEAH from the coding sequence ATGGGCCACGGAGCTGATGCCAAGACCACCGCCACCGCGCGCCAGCGCCTGGAAACACTGGGCGCCGCCGACGTGGCCGCCACTCTCCAGGCCTTGGCGACACCCTCCCGGCTGCGGATCCTGGCCCGCCTCCAGGAGGGACCGTGCGCGGCGACCGAACTGGCCGACGCGGTCGGCATGGAACAGTCCGCCTGCTCGCACCAGCTGCGACTGCTGCGCAACCTGGGACTGGTCACGACCGAGCGCCGGGGCCGATCGATCATCTACGCCCTCTACGACAACCACGTGGCCGAACTTCTGGAGCAGGCCCTCTACCACCTCGAGCACCTGCGGCTGGGACTGCGCGACGCCTCGGCCACGCCGACCGCGGCGGCCGAGGCGCACTGA
- a CDS encoding TetR/AcrR family transcriptional regulator, which yields MPRETLTADRIVRAAIELLDDEGLDGLNMRSLAKRLGSAATAVYWHIKTKDDLVRLAGDAIWGEVELPDLGATGWRAAATAHAGAMHAMLTRHPWLVQAFGSHLLYGPGQARYNDLGLAIYEEAGFAADDADRAAAAVFTFVLGNALGPAAQVSLNRRLSKDGADAGQLMADAMTRATETAKRFPRLRERLDTAAATEYVAAPDRTFEFGLQSLLDGFETRLAGEGAARQG from the coding sequence ATGCCCCGCGAGACCCTGACCGCAGACCGGATCGTCCGTGCGGCCATTGAGCTGCTCGATGACGAGGGATTGGACGGCCTCAACATGCGGAGCCTGGCCAAACGGCTCGGCTCGGCCGCCACGGCCGTCTACTGGCACATCAAGACCAAGGACGATCTGGTCCGACTCGCCGGTGACGCGATCTGGGGCGAGGTCGAGCTGCCCGATCTCGGTGCCACCGGCTGGCGCGCTGCCGCCACCGCCCATGCAGGGGCCATGCATGCGATGCTCACCCGGCATCCCTGGCTCGTGCAGGCGTTCGGCAGCCACCTTCTGTACGGTCCCGGCCAGGCCCGCTACAACGACCTCGGTCTGGCCATCTACGAAGAGGCGGGCTTCGCCGCGGACGACGCGGACCGGGCGGCCGCCGCCGTGTTCACCTTCGTGCTCGGCAATGCGCTCGGGCCTGCCGCCCAGGTCTCGCTCAACCGCCGGCTGAGCAAGGACGGCGCGGACGCCGGGCAGTTGATGGCCGACGCCATGACACGCGCCACCGAGACCGCCAAGCGATTCCCGCGTCTGCGGGAACGCCTCGACACCGCAGCCGCCACGGAGTACGTCGCAGCGCCCGACCGGACCTTCGAGTTCGGCCTCCAGTCGCTCCTCGACGGCTTCGAGACCCGCCTCGCCGGGGAAGGTGCCGCTCGGCAAGGGTGA
- a CDS encoding serine hydrolase translates to MLLALSSGSLALCSSHAYEANALGVPGVAVGVLHGGQEIFASHGVTSVRTPLPVDENTLFPLASVSKTFTATALMRLVAEGKVDLDAPVRTYVPELKLAAEESAARITVLNLLNHTAGLEWNLIDDGEGDRSLAGLVAKLPQLPLIAPPGARASYSQAGYNLAGRIIEKVTGLPFEQAMASLVLEPVGLADTVYGLSEVMVRKFAVGHNRGEDGALRPARPWAAFKEGARGDNPGGGLASSASDLLRWARFQLGDGGGLLPAAELHRMREQTVRLRASTLGEGFGICWFLHDLDGLPGIGHGGSGNGQFAELLIVPDRDFAVVSLANAGPDGYPFNQSVVRWALEHYLGVIEKAVEPVPYDEGRARQVAGRYEIDAMNLDIAADGTRLTLAVGIKPEIRKASDEEMPPDYPAADIGFLPGDGDEYIVTEGGLAGQRGYFSRDAEGAITGVDLAGRLFNRVAEAP, encoded by the coding sequence ATCTTACTTGCACTTAGTTCAGGGAGCCTTGCACTTTGTTCAAGTCATGCCTACGAGGCCAATGCGCTCGGTGTCCCCGGTGTCGCCGTCGGGGTCCTCCACGGCGGTCAGGAGATCTTCGCCTCGCACGGCGTGACCAGCGTCCGCACCCCACTGCCGGTCGACGAGAACACGCTGTTCCCGCTGGCTTCGGTGTCCAAAACCTTCACGGCGACCGCGCTGATGCGCCTGGTCGCCGAAGGAAAGGTGGACCTTGACGCCCCGGTACGGACGTACGTGCCCGAACTGAAGCTCGCCGCCGAGGAGTCCGCGGCACGTATCACCGTTCTGAACCTGCTCAACCACACCGCGGGCCTGGAGTGGAACCTGATCGACGACGGCGAGGGCGACCGCTCCCTTGCCGGGCTCGTGGCAAAACTCCCACAACTGCCGCTGATCGCACCGCCCGGAGCCCGCGCCTCCTACAGCCAGGCCGGTTACAACCTGGCCGGCCGGATCATCGAGAAGGTCACGGGCCTGCCCTTCGAGCAGGCCATGGCCTCGCTCGTCCTCGAACCGGTCGGCCTCGCGGACACCGTGTACGGCCTCTCCGAGGTGATGGTCCGCAAGTTCGCCGTGGGCCACAACCGCGGGGAGGACGGCGCATTGCGCCCCGCCCGGCCCTGGGCGGCATTCAAGGAGGGCGCGCGCGGCGACAACCCGGGCGGGGGCCTCGCCTCCTCGGCGAGCGACCTTCTGCGCTGGGCACGGTTCCAACTCGGCGACGGTGGAGGCCTGCTGCCGGCCGCGGAGCTGCACCGCATGCGGGAGCAGACGGTACGGCTGCGCGCCAGCACACTGGGCGAAGGCTTCGGCATCTGCTGGTTCCTGCACGATCTGGACGGCCTGCCCGGGATCGGCCACGGCGGCTCGGGAAACGGCCAGTTCGCCGAGCTGCTGATCGTGCCCGACCGCGACTTCGCGGTGGTCTCCCTGGCCAACGCCGGCCCGGACGGCTACCCCTTCAACCAGTCCGTCGTTCGATGGGCCCTCGAGCACTACCTCGGCGTCATCGAGAAGGCGGTGGAGCCGGTTCCGTACGACGAGGGGCGAGCCCGGCAGGTCGCCGGCCGCTATGAGATCGACGCCATGAACCTCGACATCGCCGCCGACGGTACCCGGCTCACCCTGGCGGTCGGCATCAAGCCGGAGATCCGTAAGGCGTCGGACGAGGAGATGCCCCCGGACTACCCGGCCGCGGACATCGGCTTCCTCCCCGGCGACGGCGACGAGTACATCGTCACCGAGGGCGGCCTCGCAGGGCAGCGCGGCTACTTCTCCCGCGACGCCGAAGGCGCGATCACCGGTGTCGACCTCGCCGGCCGACTCTTCAACCGGGTCGCGGAAGCACCCTGA
- a CDS encoding helix-turn-helix domain-containing protein, which produces MRTFVHGAAVWGVESPRRPSRVDGVTMAGFHVRDLQALRIVPHPAVTLLLDFGAGSPVIDGAGGRQQLGSVVAGPGLGSAGAVRARGENVECVQVRLSPVIAGAILGTSPAELDGVVVSLDDLWGRAASRIREQLGEVSAWQDRFALTDSLLARRQEDGPPVDPEVAWAWHRIVAGRGLARVDDLAAEVGWSRKRLWSRFRSQLGLPPKRAAKLVRFDHAAHRLVAGEGVARVAADAGYADQSHLHREVVEFTGATPAVVAREPFLAVDDIAWPGVRAAPGR; this is translated from the coding sequence ATGCGGACCTTCGTGCACGGTGCGGCTGTGTGGGGTGTCGAGAGCCCGCGACGGCCCAGCCGAGTGGACGGTGTCACCATGGCCGGATTCCACGTCCGTGACCTTCAAGCACTCCGGATCGTCCCGCACCCGGCCGTGACGTTGCTGTTGGATTTCGGCGCCGGCTCGCCCGTCATCGACGGTGCCGGCGGGCGGCAGCAGCTGGGAAGCGTGGTCGCCGGGCCGGGGCTCGGGTCCGCGGGCGCCGTCCGTGCGCGGGGAGAGAACGTCGAGTGTGTGCAGGTGCGGCTGTCCCCGGTGATCGCAGGCGCGATCCTGGGCACGTCGCCGGCCGAACTGGACGGTGTCGTCGTTTCGCTGGACGACCTGTGGGGCAGGGCTGCTTCCCGGATCCGCGAGCAACTCGGGGAGGTCTCCGCGTGGCAGGATCGCTTCGCTTTGACGGACTCGCTGCTCGCTCGCCGGCAGGAGGACGGCCCGCCGGTGGACCCGGAGGTGGCCTGGGCCTGGCACCGGATCGTCGCCGGCCGCGGCCTGGCCCGGGTCGACGACCTCGCGGCCGAGGTCGGCTGGAGTCGTAAGCGGTTGTGGTCCCGGTTCCGGTCGCAGCTCGGGCTGCCGCCCAAGCGCGCCGCTAAGCTGGTCCGCTTCGACCATGCCGCCCACCGCCTGGTCGCCGGTGAAGGCGTGGCCCGCGTCGCGGCCGACGCCGGCTACGCCGACCAGTCCCATCTGCACCGGGAGGTCGTGGAGTTCACCGGGGCGACCCCTGCGGTCGTGGCAAGGGAGCCGTTTCTCGCCGTTGACGACATCGCGTGGCCCGGCGTCCGAGCAGCCCCTGGGCGGTGA
- a CDS encoding alpha/beta fold hydrolase: MTVSDGSYANDGAGVAEASPRSALTLSLEDGDIHVCQDGPRDAPALLLLHGSASSGRSWGPMVPLLRGSHRVIRIDLLGHGRSAKPADGSYTIPDQARRAAAVLDRLGIEHTVVVAHSSGGTVATALAEQRSELVTALALVNTGPSLAAYLAPDSAATGFLQWPPTDEQLRELASTGFSRAGYQVPEELLDDVRSMTHHTFIATMQATRSYLEQRALPDRLAVLGKPLLVIFGANDRRWRSSSAGEYRAVAGAEVALLPGLGHSPMLEDPPRTATPLLAFAAKHAVPADR, from the coding sequence ATGACTGTTTCTGACGGTTCGTACGCGAACGACGGTGCCGGCGTCGCCGAGGCCTCGCCACGGTCGGCCTTGACCCTGTCGCTGGAGGACGGCGACATCCATGTGTGCCAGGACGGTCCCCGTGACGCCCCCGCGCTCCTGCTCCTCCACGGTTCGGCGTCCTCGGGGCGCTCGTGGGGCCCGATGGTTCCGCTGTTGCGCGGATCCCACCGCGTCATCCGTATCGACCTGCTCGGGCACGGCCGGTCGGCCAAACCGGCCGACGGCAGCTACACGATCCCTGACCAGGCGCGACGCGCCGCCGCGGTACTGGACCGCCTCGGCATCGAGCACACGGTGGTCGTCGCTCACTCCAGCGGTGGCACGGTCGCCACCGCCCTCGCCGAACAGCGGTCCGAGCTCGTCACCGCGCTCGCACTCGTCAACACCGGCCCCAGCTTGGCCGCCTACCTCGCACCGGACTCCGCCGCGACCGGCTTCTTGCAGTGGCCGCCGACCGACGAACAGCTCCGGGAGCTGGCGAGCACCGGCTTCAGCCGAGCGGGCTATCAGGTACCGGAAGAGCTACTGGACGACGTCCGAAGCATGACCCACCACACGTTCATCGCGACGATGCAGGCCACCCGCTCCTACCTCGAGCAGCGCGCGCTGCCGGACCGGCTGGCGGTCCTGGGCAAACCGCTGTTGGTGATCTTCGGTGCAAACGACCGCAGATGGCGGTCCTCATCCGCCGGCGAGTACCGCGCTGTTGCGGGCGCCGAGGTCGCGTTGCTGCCCGGTCTCGGGCACTCGCCGATGCTCGAGGATCCACCACGAACGGCCACCCCGCTGCTGGCATTCGCCGCGAAACACGCCGTACCGGCGGACCGATGA
- a CDS encoding FAD-dependent monooxygenase, translated as MKRSRALRVLVSGASVAGPVVAYWLSRQGFAVTVVEHAPALRRTGGHAVDLFRPAMDISQKMGVLPKIEERATTTNRMTVHREGSRRPVRADLSKIFGAASDRHVEIMRDDLSEIYYDAARDDVEYIFGDTITSISPDGDVRFAHAATRHVDLVIGADGLHSNVRRLAFDRESSCHDFIGAYFGVLTLPNVAALDGELLMHVGIGRTAGMYGARHLGDARALFLFRSERELAYHRHDVSRQKELLRDAFAGMHVQVDRWLDELDHAPAFYFDSITQLRMDTWSTGRVTLVGDAGYCPGPAVGGSTSLAVVGAYVLAGELARADGDHGRAFPAYERAMAGYVRNSREVALSAAKTLIPTSHLGVRGLVQGARLISALPAGPSRALLRLTTKSARLHNSVVVDEYPASTTASRRRAVLAGDAPDGLGREQSPRPDHRGSLSEGG; from the coding sequence ATGAAGAGGAGCCGCGCCCTGCGCGTACTGGTCTCCGGCGCCAGTGTCGCCGGCCCCGTGGTGGCCTACTGGCTCAGCAGGCAAGGCTTCGCCGTCACGGTCGTCGAGCACGCACCCGCCCTGCGCAGGACCGGTGGCCACGCGGTCGACCTGTTCCGGCCCGCGATGGACATCTCGCAGAAGATGGGAGTACTCCCGAAAATCGAGGAGCGGGCCACCACGACGAACCGTATGACCGTCCATCGGGAGGGCTCACGGCGTCCCGTCCGGGCGGACCTCTCCAAGATCTTCGGTGCCGCCTCCGACCGACACGTGGAGATCATGCGCGACGACCTCAGCGAGATCTACTACGACGCCGCACGCGACGACGTCGAGTACATATTCGGCGACACGATCACCTCGATCTCCCCCGACGGCGACGTGCGATTCGCGCACGCCGCGACGCGCCACGTCGACCTCGTCATCGGCGCGGACGGGTTGCACTCCAACGTGCGCCGTCTCGCCTTCGACAGAGAGTCCAGCTGCCACGACTTCATCGGTGCCTACTTCGGAGTGCTGACGCTGCCGAACGTCGCCGCGCTCGACGGCGAACTCCTCATGCACGTCGGCATCGGCCGCACCGCAGGCATGTACGGCGCGCGGCACCTCGGCGACGCGCGAGCGCTGTTCCTGTTCCGCAGCGAGCGTGAACTCGCCTACCACCGCCACGACGTGTCCCGTCAGAAGGAGTTGCTGCGCGACGCGTTCGCCGGCATGCACGTCCAGGTGGACCGCTGGCTGGACGAACTCGACCATGCCCCTGCCTTCTACTTCGACTCCATCACCCAGCTCCGTATGGACACTTGGTCCACGGGGCGGGTGACCCTCGTCGGCGACGCGGGCTACTGCCCCGGTCCGGCCGTCGGCGGCAGCACCAGCCTGGCCGTCGTCGGCGCGTACGTACTCGCCGGGGAGCTGGCACGGGCGGACGGCGACCACGGGCGTGCCTTTCCCGCGTACGAACGCGCGATGGCAGGGTACGTGCGCAACAGTCGCGAGGTCGCGCTGAGCGCGGCCAAGACCCTGATCCCCACCTCACATCTCGGCGTACGGGGGCTGGTTCAGGGCGCCCGCCTGATCTCCGCCCTGCCCGCCGGGCCCAGCCGCGCCCTCCTCCGCCTCACCACCAAGAGCGCCCGCCTCCACAACTCCGTGGTGGTCGACGAATATCCGGCGTCGACCACCGCGTCACGACGCCGCGCCGTCCTCGCGGGCGACGCCCCAGACGGGCTCGGAAGGGAACAGTCACCGCGTCCTGACCACCGAGGGTCGCTGTCAGAGGGCGGTTGA
- a CDS encoding DUF4232 domain-containing protein, protein MKSKLTAVALAAVVVAGTAAAAVPASAAPAKAAPTRCHTADLKAGFATGEDAKPEMDQTKKQTQAFIWFTNQSNRSCTLSGFAGVDMIGAQKTDSTWSLVRSAKKPEKMVLGHGDTVDFSINLLPVARSTPQKEKFVPAKFLVTPPNETKHFALKWPFGGQILKQDGATHPGTYVNPVGL, encoded by the coding sequence ATGAAGAGCAAGCTGACCGCCGTGGCCCTTGCGGCCGTCGTCGTCGCCGGTACCGCCGCTGCCGCCGTGCCGGCCTCGGCCGCCCCCGCCAAGGCCGCGCCGACCCGCTGCCACACCGCAGACCTGAAGGCCGGCTTCGCGACAGGGGAGGACGCGAAGCCGGAGATGGACCAGACCAAGAAGCAGACCCAGGCGTTCATCTGGTTCACCAACCAGAGCAACCGCAGCTGCACCCTGTCCGGCTTCGCCGGTGTCGACATGATCGGTGCTCAGAAGACCGACAGCACCTGGTCGCTGGTGCGCTCCGCCAAGAAGCCCGAGAAGATGGTCCTGGGGCACGGGGACACGGTCGACTTCAGCATCAACCTGCTCCCGGTGGCCAGGTCCACGCCGCAGAAGGAGAAGTTCGTTCCGGCGAAGTTCCTGGTCACCCCGCCCAACGAGACGAAGCACTTCGCTCTGAAGTGGCCGTTCGGCGGCCAGATCCTCAAGCAGGACGGTGCCACCCACCCGGGCACCTACGTCAACCCGGTCGGCCTGTAA
- a CDS encoding 2'-5' RNA ligase family protein: MHTVELLADTSTEERVRHVWQRLADAGLPSLAAHPHPTNRPHLTLATSPELPWVVRRELCAALTALPLPLSLRGVIRFSGRVKVLAWRVVPDAALAALQRQVWEVLAGCGSGEGSPHEPGNWVPHISLARARSGAVSWPDELLPAELSQQWDGTFDAARSYDSTARTVEPLT, translated from the coding sequence GTGCACACCGTAGAACTGTTGGCCGACACCTCGACCGAGGAGCGGGTGCGCCACGTCTGGCAGCGGCTTGCCGACGCGGGTCTGCCCAGTCTGGCCGCTCACCCGCACCCGACGAACCGGCCGCACTTGACGCTCGCGACATCGCCCGAGCTGCCATGGGTCGTACGACGTGAACTGTGCGCGGCTCTTACGGCGCTTCCCCTTCCGCTGAGCCTGCGGGGAGTCATCCGTTTCTCTGGGCGAGTGAAGGTCCTGGCCTGGCGCGTGGTGCCGGACGCAGCGCTGGCGGCCTTGCAGCGGCAGGTGTGGGAAGTGCTGGCCGGGTGCGGCTCGGGAGAAGGAAGCCCGCACGAGCCGGGCAACTGGGTCCCGCACATCAGCCTGGCGCGGGCCCGGTCCGGTGCGGTCTCCTGGCCGGATGAACTGCTCCCCGCCGAACTGTCACAGCAGTGGGACGGCACCTTCGACGCTGCCCGGAGCTATGACTCGACGGCGCGGACCGTCGAGCCCCTCACCTGA
- a CDS encoding phosphotransferase family protein — MVTGEDAEHIGTDLAAKRWDATRAWAEKQLVEGEHIEAVVRLRGGWTSEMRRLDVRGPGGRRSLVLRSFIRPFFVRHAEGLLTREAAVLRLLDGTDIPAARLVSVDAAAEYCDHPSLLMSRLPGTLRLGDEDAEQLAELLARQLLRIHRLPVTVDTRPRDYQAWTSPERVRPPAYTAQPRLWQRAVDVIRREPPQYRACFLHRDFHPGNVLFTGDGDGLRVSGVVDWVETSWGPADLDVAHCSTALALLHGVSAGMQFADRYLAAGGTLTDDPVDHLYWRLLDALAFAPDAEKVAAPWREVGRADLTPTLLTRRLEGYTRALLDRYA, encoded by the coding sequence ATGGTCACGGGCGAGGACGCTGAGCACATCGGAACCGATCTTGCGGCAAAGCGCTGGGATGCGACCCGCGCGTGGGCGGAGAAGCAGCTCGTCGAGGGCGAACACATCGAGGCAGTCGTACGATTGCGTGGCGGCTGGACGTCGGAGATGCGCAGATTGGACGTCCGCGGGCCTGGCGGTCGACGCTCGCTGGTCCTCCGGTCGTTCATCAGGCCCTTCTTCGTTCGCCACGCCGAGGGCCTGCTGACCCGCGAGGCAGCCGTGCTGCGCCTGCTCGACGGTACGGACATCCCCGCGGCCAGACTCGTGTCCGTGGACGCGGCAGCCGAGTACTGCGATCACCCCTCCTTGCTGATGTCCCGGTTGCCGGGGACTCTGCGCCTGGGCGATGAAGATGCGGAGCAGCTTGCGGAGTTGCTTGCCCGACAGTTGCTGCGCATCCACCGGCTGCCGGTGACCGTCGACACCAGGCCCCGTGACTATCAGGCGTGGACCTCTCCTGAGCGTGTGAGGCCGCCTGCATACACAGCGCAGCCCAGGCTGTGGCAGCGGGCCGTGGACGTGATCCGCCGCGAGCCACCGCAATACCGGGCCTGCTTCCTGCACCGGGACTTCCACCCCGGAAACGTCCTCTTCACAGGGGACGGTGACGGCTTGAGGGTCAGCGGCGTCGTCGACTGGGTGGAGACCTCGTGGGGACCGGCCGACCTGGACGTGGCCCACTGCTCGACCGCCCTGGCTCTCCTCCACGGGGTTTCCGCGGGCATGCAGTTCGCCGACCGCTACCTTGCGGCGGGTGGAACGCTGACCGACGACCCCGTCGACCATCTCTACTGGCGGCTGTTGGACGCCTTGGCCTTCGCTCCGGACGCCGAGAAGGTCGCCGCCCCTTGGCGCGAAGTGGGCCGTGCCGATCTGACCCCGACCCTGCTCACCCGGCGGCTTGAGGGATATACGAGGGCCCTTCTCGATCGCTACGCCTGA